A stretch of the Thiomicrospira pelophila DSM 1534 genome encodes the following:
- a CDS encoding efflux RND transporter periplasmic adaptor subunit, protein MIKLILLVLASSMMALSIQTQAAEVKVGALVTGQVTQVLVKTGQKVSAGDLVLKIDDRRYQAKLKALQAEVAYRATALADMQIEFDQTQDLYDRTVIARRPYERAKTDFELAQNALNKAQAELEMHQAWLDYFQVKAPVSGEVKTVITKGSTVFKENDALFSLEIK, encoded by the coding sequence ATGATAAAACTTATTTTATTAGTGCTGGCCAGTTCAATGATGGCTTTGAGCATTCAAACTCAAGCCGCCGAGGTTAAAGTAGGCGCGTTGGTGACAGGCCAAGTGACGCAGGTTTTGGTGAAAACCGGTCAAAAAGTGAGCGCAGGGGATTTGGTTTTAAAAATTGATGATCGTCGTTATCAAGCTAAATTGAAAGCCTTGCAAGCGGAAGTAGCTTATCGAGCAACGGCTTTGGCGGATATGCAAATTGAGTTTGATCAAACTCAGGATTTGTATGACCGTACAGTGATTGCGCGGCGTCCTTATGAACGTGCAAAAACGGATTTTGAACTAGCCCAAAATGCGTTGAATAAAGCCCAAGCTGAGCTGGAAATGCATCAGGCCTGGTTGGATTACTTTCAGGTGAAAGCCCCCGTTTCGGGTGAAGTGAAGACGGTTATTACGAAAGGGTCGACCGTGTTTAAAGAAAATGATGCGCTATTTAGTTTGGAGATCAAATAA
- the hda gene encoding DnaA regulatory inactivator Hda, with protein sequence MSHKTMSVQLPLKINLREDASFETFVAEQESIALVLSHLQQHDNARYAGCYYFFGESGAGKTHLLQASCRFYTQRQRQSVYFPLSNSALPLIPDVLNGLEITDLVCLDDVDQIIGQTDWERALANFLAKSRVLGHRVLLTGSADLIHWPVVTDELRRELVSIMPVHLFALQGSRELVLALQRHALYKGFELPIEVGNFLLKRFSHDLQELLVVLGLLEQATLAEKRRLTLPFVKDVLAR encoded by the coding sequence ATGAGTCATAAAACCATGTCGGTGCAATTGCCGCTTAAAATTAACCTGCGAGAAGACGCTAGTTTTGAGACGTTTGTAGCTGAGCAAGAATCAATTGCTTTGGTTTTAAGCCATTTACAACAGCATGATAATGCTCGTTATGCTGGTTGTTATTATTTTTTTGGTGAAAGTGGCGCAGGTAAAACGCACCTGTTACAGGCATCTTGTCGCTTTTATACCCAAAGGCAACGTCAAAGTGTGTATTTCCCACTATCTAATAGTGCCTTGCCTCTGATCCCTGACGTATTGAATGGTTTAGAAATTACTGACTTGGTTTGTTTGGACGATGTGGATCAAATTATCGGCCAGACAGACTGGGAAAGGGCTTTAGCAAACTTTTTAGCTAAGTCGCGCGTGTTAGGCCATCGTGTATTGTTAACAGGTTCGGCCGATTTAATTCATTGGCCGGTGGTGACAGATGAGTTAAGACGCGAGCTAGTATCAATTATGCCAGTGCATTTGTTTGCTTTGCAGGGTTCAAGAGAGCTGGTTTTAGCCTTACAACGCCATGCGTTATACAAGGGGTTTGAGTTACCGATCGAAGTGGGTAATTTTCTCCTCAAGCGTTTTTCGCACGATTTGCAAGAACTATTAGTTGTACTAGGTCTATTGGAACAAGCTACGCTGGCCGAAAAGCGGCGCTTAACCTTGCCGTTTGTCAAAGATGTTTTGGCGAGATAA
- a CDS encoding TlpA disulfide reductase family protein translates to MECRKNNTRVMGFLIMIALSLLATMVQAETKEIEFVDLEGKNVTLSDFKGQWVVVNIWATWCPPCIKEMPDLTFFHEKYKDDGAIVLGVNYENIPVEKVRSFTEELMVTFPIVRFKDIDLNANKTPFGPLRGLPSTYMVAPSGHIVAGRAGMVDQETLEAFIQEYEAKNPQ, encoded by the coding sequence ATGGAATGTCGTAAAAACAATACCAGAGTTATGGGTTTTTTAATTATGATAGCTCTGAGTTTGTTGGCCACTATGGTGCAGGCCGAGACTAAAGAAATTGAGTTTGTGGATTTAGAAGGTAAAAACGTGACCTTATCTGACTTTAAAGGTCAGTGGGTGGTTGTAAATATTTGGGCAACTTGGTGTCCACCATGCATTAAAGAAATGCCGGACTTAACGTTTTTCCATGAAAAATATAAAGACGATGGCGCAATTGTATTGGGTGTCAATTATGAAAATATTCCGGTAGAGAAGGTGCGTAGTTTTACTGAAGAGCTCATGGTTACGTTTCCGATTGTGCGTTTCAAAGATATTGACTTAAATGCCAACAAAACCCCGTTTGGGCCGTTGCGAGGCTTGCCAAGTACTTACATGGTGGCGCCAAGTGGACATATCGTGGCGGGGCGTGCTGGTATGGTGGATCAAGAAACGCTGGAAGCATTTATACAAGAATATGAGGCTAAAAACCCGCAATAA
- a CDS encoding thioredoxin family protein, whose product MKIIVLSLAFLLGGLSVPSWAADFFDQSFGDFKEEAAMARDEGKLGVFVFFEMDDCPFCHRMKETILIEPDVIEYFNQHFKAYRFDIEGASPVVDFDGTEFASGQEMAEKKYRVRATPVMIMFDNDGKVMARYTGPTTTKEEFLMWGEFVVSGEYKNMPFTRYKRAQAQK is encoded by the coding sequence ATGAAGATTATTGTATTGAGTTTAGCTTTTTTGCTGGGTGGATTATCGGTGCCTAGCTGGGCCGCCGATTTTTTTGATCAGAGTTTCGGCGACTTTAAAGAAGAAGCGGCGATGGCGCGCGATGAAGGCAAGCTGGGCGTATTTGTATTTTTTGAAATGGATGATTGCCCTTTCTGTCACCGTATGAAAGAAACGATTTTGATTGAGCCGGATGTTATAGAGTATTTTAATCAACACTTCAAAGCCTATCGTTTCGATATAGAAGGGGCAAGTCCGGTTGTTGATTTTGACGGCACCGAGTTTGCCTCCGGCCAGGAAATGGCGGAGAAAAAGTATCGAGTGCGTGCTACGCCTGTCATGATTATGTTTGATAACGATGGTAAGGTCATGGCGCGCTATACTGGACCAACAACGACTAAAGAAGAGTTTTTGATGTGGGGTGAGTTTGTGGTGAGTGGCGAATACAAAAACATGCCATTTACACGTTACAAACGTGCACAAGCACAAAAGTAG
- a CDS encoding TolC family protein, producing MKRLNILSLVFLSVCGSSYAQQEPLPIPLTLEYVLELPATMSPEVMRQKARLLQSQAQQFEVNAQDRVKFNLQARLGKREFLGEDQDYNMAALHMGLPLYDFGRTANQDQAWLYDTKANQYQLETIEKQYRLDLMQAFFNVLLADLNYRVENEAMAIAYVTLDKIQENYELGRESDTTLYEAEEQYQKVFVKRQQAQADLRRSRMLLANAMGHSDAIISRVSLPDLSKLPENLLKVEDYLALAMDNNPQILAMKQAYEASGYRVESARAGKRPEIRADAWVGQLSSYPEQREGHYHAELSIKMPLYDGGLTKSRIDRERAQQQEAQANMYQAQQQVRDQVTNLYFQLSLLEVEKQAVQAGQTFADYNIDYKRAIYENELQTDLGDAMVRISQAQYDALAFDLKRALLWAKMQALTGQDDLSQAKVVQQTGTDSE from the coding sequence ATGAAGCGACTTAATATTTTGAGCTTGGTTTTTTTGAGTGTATGTGGCAGCAGTTATGCTCAACAGGAACCTTTGCCAATACCGCTAACCTTGGAATATGTGCTTGAATTACCGGCGACAATGAGCCCTGAAGTAATGAGACAAAAAGCACGCCTGCTTCAGAGTCAAGCGCAACAATTCGAAGTCAATGCACAAGATCGGGTGAAATTTAATTTGCAAGCTCGATTGGGTAAGCGTGAATTCTTAGGTGAGGATCAAGATTACAATATGGCGGCACTGCATATGGGTCTGCCGTTGTATGATTTTGGTCGTACTGCGAATCAAGACCAGGCCTGGTTGTATGACACCAAAGCCAACCAATATCAGTTGGAAACCATTGAAAAACAATACCGTCTGGATTTAATGCAGGCTTTTTTCAATGTATTGTTGGCCGACTTAAACTACCGAGTTGAAAATGAAGCCATGGCGATCGCCTATGTCACCCTTGATAAAATCCAGGAAAACTATGAACTCGGACGTGAATCGGATACCACTTTGTATGAGGCTGAAGAACAATACCAAAAAGTATTTGTAAAACGCCAACAAGCCCAAGCTGATTTGCGTCGCTCTAGGATGTTATTAGCCAATGCGATGGGGCATTCGGATGCGATTATTTCGCGAGTCAGCTTGCCGGACTTATCGAAGTTGCCTGAAAATCTGTTAAAAGTGGAAGATTATTTAGCATTGGCGATGGATAATAATCCGCAAATATTGGCGATGAAGCAGGCATATGAAGCCAGCGGTTATAGAGTGGAGAGTGCACGTGCTGGCAAGCGTCCGGAAATTCGCGCGGATGCTTGGGTAGGTCAGTTATCGAGTTATCCAGAACAGCGTGAAGGTCATTACCATGCTGAATTGTCGATCAAGATGCCTTTATATGATGGCGGCTTAACCAAGTCACGCATTGATCGAGAACGTGCGCAGCAACAAGAAGCTCAAGCAAATATGTATCAAGCCCAGCAACAGGTTCGTGATCAGGTTACAAATTTATACTTCCAATTAAGTTTGCTGGAGGTTGAAAAGCAGGCGGTGCAAGCCGGTCAAACCTTCGCGGATTACAATATAGATTACAAACGCGCGATCTATGAAAATGAGTTGCAGACCGATTTAGGCGATGCGATGGTCAGAATTTCGCAAGCGCAATATGACGCTTTGGCCTTTGATTTAAAGCGCGCTTTATTATGGGCAAAAATGCAAGCGTTAACCGGACAGGATGATTTGTCGCAGGCGAAGGTTGTTCAGCAAACAGGTACAGATTCGGAGTAA
- a CDS encoding DUF2066 domain-containing protein — protein MRTFLIPIILSIFFAAQSVQAQSDLNLFVVEKPVEKYHSSQLNDLLTSSMRDLLIRVVGGEAALNHPQAETYIEQARRWVKSYQVENREVDGVVVGQKLVVQFDQNRLLRDFQRDGIQVWPLSERPRTLLIGQWEQQGLKVNLSDESLQYRVDLDYRDYANLLALFMTEPEKEADFNGINPERLVSRNKLNNELVSMASAAGADYVLVFKADVIGDVSSLVWSLYERESGERVLQSDETGEDFLSLLQGTFDSLLELYSRPYREGADSYGLMSLTVEAIPSYEALIEMERFLKQLRPALNEVSMVEVDGQQVRFDIFYQGRYSNVVKLMEGVPNLRLIEESLFGSQLKGRFEP, from the coding sequence ATGAGAACTTTTCTAATTCCAATAATATTGAGCATTTTTTTTGCGGCACAAAGCGTTCAAGCACAGTCAGACCTGAATCTGTTTGTGGTTGAGAAACCAGTTGAAAAATATCATTCAAGCCAGCTAAACGATTTACTGACCTCGTCAATGAGGGATTTATTGATTCGCGTCGTGGGTGGGGAGGCGGCGTTAAACCATCCACAAGCCGAAACTTATATAGAACAAGCGCGTCGATGGGTCAAGAGTTATCAGGTTGAAAATCGAGAGGTAGACGGCGTGGTAGTGGGGCAAAAGCTGGTGGTGCAGTTTGATCAAAACCGTTTGTTACGTGATTTTCAGCGCGACGGGATTCAAGTTTGGCCATTAAGCGAACGTCCTAGAACTTTGTTGATTGGGCAGTGGGAACAACAGGGTTTAAAAGTGAATTTGAGTGATGAAAGTTTGCAGTATCGTGTTGATTTAGATTATCGCGATTACGCTAATCTTTTAGCTTTATTTATGACAGAGCCGGAGAAAGAAGCAGATTTTAACGGTATTAACCCAGAGCGTTTGGTGTCTCGAAACAAGTTAAATAACGAACTGGTTTCGATGGCGAGTGCTGCTGGGGCGGATTATGTTTTGGTATTTAAGGCCGACGTTATTGGTGATGTTTCAAGTTTGGTTTGGTCTTTGTATGAGCGTGAAAGCGGTGAGCGCGTTTTGCAATCGGATGAAACTGGCGAGGACTTTTTAAGTTTGTTGCAAGGCACTTTTGATAGTTTGCTTGAGCTTTATTCGCGTCCATATCGTGAAGGGGCTGACAGTTATGGTTTGATGAGTTTGACGGTGGAAGCGATTCCATCTTATGAAGCCTTGATTGAAATGGAAAGGTTTTTAAAACAATTGCGTCCGGCGCTGAACGAGGTAAGTATGGTTGAGGTGGATGGCCAACAAGTTCGTTTTGATATTTTTTACCAAGGGCGTTATTCGAACGTGGTCAAGTTAATGGAAGGCGTGCCAAATTTACGTTTAATTGAAGAGTCGCTTTTTGGCAGTCAGTTAAAAGGGCGTTTTGAGCCATGA
- a CDS encoding FAD-binding and (Fe-S)-binding domain-containing protein, whose protein sequence is MLYTTDASVFEITPIRVLTPKDRNGLVHCIRDLVEQDYPITLRAGGTSLGGQAIGSGVIVDVSKYLNQIIEYRPQQKQIKVEPGVIQDDLNDYLKADGLMFAPDTSTSNRAMIGGMVGNNSAGAYSVYYGTTREHVVSLDAVLADGAEVVFEDLSADQLVQKMQQTDLEGEIYRETMQLLETHQAEILVQSPDSSIIRRNTGYALDVMLREHQPFNSKGKPFSLVPLICGSEGTLCTVTAATLNLVERPKFRQLICAHFDSIDAALNQVEGLLKFKPAAIELIDKATLDATQTNSEQQANRFWIQGDPKAVLVVELFYQTKATLTKRLAEYQAWLLEQGAYAAPIIDPADASRVWSLRKSGLGLLMGKRSRKKAVAVIEDAAVPVSNLPAFYQAAQALMTEFNLNAVYYGHASVGLIHIRPELDLAKPSDREVFAKLAARFSSLVKRFRGALSAEHGDGRIRAPYLKEQVGEEVYATWQTLKQTFDPKGLFNPGVILGETPITQNQRADRQPSHKLETGFDWRADISLMDAVEKCNGAGTCRKSNGLMCPSYQATREEAYSTRGRSNLLRRALTEPNPKVALSGNELQDALSHCLSCKACKTECPASVDLSRLKAEVTYQLGIKKSVAWALKRQHKLMSWGVRHPKWFKWWQNFGLSKRALGVDRRRRLPGAGAFSLEAWWNSLSSQQLDPMAEGDVRQKVWVLCDLFSQFQEPEVGKATLSSLIKLGFDVKPVFMKASPRTLISQGLLPQASEELARLIQMLNQVELDDYIIGVEPSEVITWRDEAKDLLPKTADAFDYRQVRLYEELIVDLVAQKRLPKLASVNRKLWLHVHCHQKALAKPEHVEQALAQVPGLVVKTIQSGCCGMAGDFGYRQYDLSVKIAEQALLPALAEAQAEDWVVATGISCRTQVADLTERKAQHVAQIFDHVLPELEMRDV, encoded by the coding sequence ATGTTATACACCACGGACGCGTCTGTTTTTGAAATCACCCCAATTAGAGTCCTAACACCTAAAGACCGTAATGGATTAGTTCACTGTATCCGCGATTTGGTTGAGCAAGATTATCCGATTACGTTGCGCGCGGGCGGCACATCACTGGGCGGTCAGGCCATAGGTTCGGGCGTAATCGTTGATGTATCTAAGTATCTGAATCAAATTATTGAGTACCGTCCGCAACAAAAACAAATCAAAGTCGAGCCGGGTGTGATCCAGGATGATTTGAATGATTACCTGAAAGCAGACGGTTTGATGTTTGCGCCTGATACTTCAACCTCTAATCGTGCCATGATTGGCGGTATGGTGGGGAATAATTCGGCGGGTGCTTATTCGGTTTATTACGGTACCACGCGAGAACATGTGGTGTCGCTGGATGCAGTGTTGGCGGATGGTGCGGAAGTTGTGTTTGAAGATTTGTCGGCGGATCAGTTGGTGCAAAAAATGCAGCAGACGGATCTGGAGGGCGAGATTTATCGCGAAACCATGCAGTTGCTTGAAACCCACCAAGCCGAAATTTTGGTGCAGTCGCCCGATTCGTCGATTATTCGACGTAATACCGGCTACGCGCTGGATGTGATGTTGCGTGAGCATCAACCATTTAATTCGAAAGGTAAGCCTTTCAGCCTAGTACCGTTAATTTGTGGTAGCGAAGGCACATTATGTACGGTGACCGCGGCCACTTTGAACTTGGTAGAGAGGCCAAAGTTTCGCCAGTTAATTTGCGCACATTTTGATTCAATTGACGCGGCTTTAAATCAGGTGGAAGGCTTGTTGAAGTTTAAACCAGCCGCGATTGAGTTGATTGATAAAGCCACCTTGGATGCCACTCAAACGAATAGCGAACAACAAGCGAATCGTTTTTGGATTCAGGGCGATCCGAAAGCAGTTTTGGTGGTTGAGTTATTTTATCAAACCAAAGCGACATTAACCAAGCGTCTAGCCGAGTACCAGGCCTGGTTGTTAGAGCAGGGCGCCTATGCTGCGCCGATTATTGATCCGGCGGATGCGTCAAGAGTATGGTCATTGCGTAAATCTGGTTTGGGCTTGTTAATGGGCAAACGTTCACGCAAAAAAGCCGTCGCGGTGATTGAGGATGCGGCCGTACCCGTATCGAACTTGCCCGCTTTTTATCAAGCGGCGCAAGCATTAATGACTGAGTTTAATTTGAATGCCGTTTATTATGGGCATGCTTCAGTCGGTTTAATTCATATTCGACCTGAGTTGGATTTGGCCAAGCCTTCTGATCGCGAAGTGTTTGCGAAATTGGCGGCGCGTTTTTCAAGCTTGGTTAAACGCTTTCGCGGCGCGTTATCCGCTGAACACGGGGATGGACGAATTCGTGCTCCTTACTTAAAAGAACAAGTTGGTGAAGAGGTTTATGCAACCTGGCAAACCCTTAAGCAAACATTTGATCCGAAAGGCTTGTTTAATCCAGGCGTTATTTTAGGTGAAACACCAATTACGCAAAACCAGCGTGCTGACCGGCAGCCCAGCCATAAACTTGAAACCGGCTTTGATTGGCGTGCCGATATTAGCTTGATGGATGCGGTTGAAAAATGTAATGGTGCGGGCACTTGCCGTAAATCAAACGGTTTAATGTGCCCGTCTTACCAAGCGACTCGTGAAGAGGCTTATTCGACTCGCGGACGCAGTAATTTATTGCGTCGTGCTTTAACAGAACCAAACCCGAAAGTAGCTTTAAGTGGCAATGAATTGCAGGACGCGTTGAGTCATTGTTTGTCCTGCAAAGCCTGTAAGACTGAGTGTCCAGCCAGTGTTGATTTGTCGCGTTTAAAGGCCGAAGTTACTTATCAACTAGGCATTAAAAAGTCGGTGGCTTGGGCTTTAAAGCGTCAGCATAAATTAATGAGTTGGGGGGTGCGACATCCTAAGTGGTTTAAGTGGTGGCAAAACTTTGGTTTGTCTAAACGTGCGTTGGGGGTTGATCGCCGTCGTCGGTTACCTGGTGCGGGTGCGTTTAGTTTAGAAGCTTGGTGGAATAGTTTAAGCAGTCAGCAGCTAGATCCAATGGCTGAAGGCGATGTTCGCCAAAAAGTATGGGTATTGTGTGATTTATTTAGCCAATTCCAAGAGCCAGAAGTGGGTAAAGCAACATTAAGCAGTCTGATTAAACTGGGTTTCGATGTTAAACCAGTGTTTATGAAAGCTTCGCCCCGAACCTTAATCAGCCAAGGGTTATTGCCGCAAGCCAGTGAAGAGCTGGCGCGTTTAATTCAAATGCTGAATCAGGTTGAGCTGGATGATTATATTATTGGGGTTGAACCTTCCGAAGTCATTACTTGGCGCGACGAAGCCAAAGATTTATTACCTAAGACAGCCGATGCATTTGATTATCGACAGGTTCGTTTATATGAAGAGTTAATTGTGGACTTAGTGGCGCAAAAACGCTTGCCCAAGTTAGCGAGTGTGAATCGTAAGTTGTGGTTGCATGTGCATTGCCATCAAAAAGCTTTGGCCAAACCCGAACACGTAGAACAAGCATTAGCTCAAGTACCAGGCCTGGTGGTTAAAACTATTCAAAGTGGTTGTTGCGGCATGGCTGGAGATTTTGGTTATCGCCAATATGATTTGTCGGTGAAAATCGCCGAACAAGCCTTGTTGCCAGCCTTGGCTGAAGCTCAAGCAGAAGATTGGGTAGTGGCGACCGGTATTAGTTGTCGAACTCAGGTTGCCGATTTAACCGAGCGTAAAGCACAGCATGTCGCGCAAATTTTTGACCATGTATTGCCTGAACTGGAGATGCGTGATGTTTAA
- the purM gene encoding phosphoribosylformylglycinamidine cyclo-ligase → MTSKPSLSYKDAGVDIDAGDALVDAIKPIAKATRRPEVMASLGGFGALFELPINKYKNPVLVSGTDGVGTKLRLAIDSGKHDQVGIDLVAMCVNDLIVQGAEPLFFLDYYATGKLDLYVAKDVIQGIGEGCQQAGCALIGGETAEMPGMYPVGDYDLAGFCVGIVEKEDLIDGSAVKSGDVLIGLASSGPHSNGYSLIRKIIEVSGENLNTDLNGQPLIDALMAPTRIYVKPLLELMKQIKVHALSHITGGGLVENIPRVLPDNTCAKIRTQAWQRPAVFDWLQEAGNVEYVEMHRTFNCGIGMVIAVDAKNQDKTLELLAQLGETANVIGEIVSSDQTEPHVQLIAD, encoded by the coding sequence ATGACAAGCAAACCTTCCTTAAGCTACAAAGACGCTGGTGTTGACATCGATGCTGGCGACGCACTTGTTGATGCCATTAAACCTATAGCCAAAGCCACTCGCCGCCCAGAAGTGATGGCCTCGCTAGGTGGATTTGGTGCACTATTTGAACTTCCTATCAATAAATACAAAAACCCCGTACTAGTCTCTGGTACGGACGGCGTAGGCACAAAACTGCGTTTAGCGATTGATAGCGGTAAACACGATCAAGTCGGCATCGACTTAGTGGCTATGTGTGTTAATGACTTGATTGTTCAAGGTGCCGAACCACTATTCTTCTTGGACTACTACGCCACTGGCAAACTTGATTTATATGTTGCCAAAGACGTTATCCAAGGCATTGGCGAAGGTTGCCAGCAAGCAGGTTGCGCACTCATCGGTGGCGAAACCGCTGAAATGCCGGGCATGTATCCAGTGGGGGATTATGATCTAGCTGGTTTTTGTGTTGGTATTGTCGAAAAAGAAGATTTAATTGATGGCTCGGCTGTCAAAAGTGGTGATGTTCTAATTGGTTTAGCCTCTTCCGGCCCTCACTCAAACGGTTACTCGTTAATTCGCAAAATTATCGAGGTCAGCGGTGAAAACCTAAATACCGATTTGAACGGTCAGCCCTTAATTGACGCCTTAATGGCGCCTACTCGTATTTATGTTAAGCCGTTGCTTGAGCTAATGAAGCAAATCAAAGTGCACGCTTTATCGCATATTACTGGTGGTGGCTTGGTGGAAAATATTCCACGCGTATTACCAGATAACACCTGTGCAAAAATTCGCACTCAAGCTTGGCAAAGACCAGCCGTATTTGACTGGCTACAAGAAGCCGGCAATGTTGAATATGTAGAAATGCACCGTACCTTTAACTGCGGCATCGGCATGGTGATCGCAGTGGATGCAAAAAACCAAGACAAAACACTGGAGTTACTTGCCCAACTCGGCGAAACCGCCAATGTTATTGGTGAGATTGTCTCTAGTGATCAAACTGAACCGCATGTTCAGTTAATTGCCGATTAA
- a CDS encoding proline--tRNA ligase, with amino-acid sequence MKTSQFLLATTRETPAEAEIISHQLMIRAGLIRRLAGGLYTWLPLGLRVLRKVENIIRQEMDKAGAQEVLMPVVQPAELWQESGRWQQYGAELLRINDRHNREFCLGPTHEEVITDLIRKEIRSYKQLPANFYQIQTKFRDEIRPRFGVMRSREFIMKDAYSFHIDRASLEATYQVMYDTYHRIFSRMGLNFRAVQADTGSIGGDGSHEFHVLADSGEDAIAFSTQSDFAANVELAEALAPSGERPVASQALSEVATPKAHTIDEVCALLNIPPTQTVKTLLVEGADEANPVIALVLRGDHEINDIKVEKIAQVASPMTFASADQIKQVAGCDAGSIGPIGLNIPVIVDRAAAYLSDFVCGANKTGYHVTGVNWERDVTPGLVADIRNVVEGDPSPDGQGTIQIRRGIEVGHIFQLGDKYSSALNANVLNENSRAQTLEMGCYGIGVTRVVAAAIEQNHDEKGVIWPDSLAPFQVCIVPMQMHKSPRVKEVVEQLYQQLTAKGIEVLFDDRNERPGVMFNDMELIGIPHRIVVGERGLDEGMIEYKHRRDETSQNVPQADFMTFLMDKLAR; translated from the coding sequence ATGAAAACATCGCAATTCCTGCTCGCTACCACTCGTGAAACGCCAGCCGAAGCCGAGATCATCAGCCACCAGCTAATGATTCGTGCGGGCTTAATCCGCCGCTTAGCCGGTGGCTTATACACCTGGCTACCTTTAGGCTTAAGAGTGTTACGTAAGGTAGAAAACATTATTCGTCAAGAGATGGATAAAGCTGGCGCACAGGAGGTACTGATGCCGGTGGTTCAACCGGCCGAACTTTGGCAAGAATCAGGTCGTTGGCAACAATATGGGGCTGAATTGCTTCGGATTAATGATCGCCACAATCGTGAGTTTTGTTTAGGCCCAACCCACGAAGAAGTGATTACCGATTTAATCCGTAAAGAAATCCGCAGCTACAAACAACTGCCGGCTAATTTTTACCAAATTCAAACCAAATTTCGTGACGAAATTCGTCCACGCTTTGGTGTGATGCGTTCACGTGAATTCATAATGAAGGATGCCTACTCTTTTCATATAGATCGCGCCAGCTTAGAAGCAACCTATCAAGTTATGTATGACACTTACCACCGCATTTTTAGCCGCATGGGCTTGAACTTCCGTGCGGTGCAAGCCGACACAGGTTCCATCGGTGGCGACGGCTCACATGAATTCCATGTACTAGCGGATTCAGGTGAAGATGCGATTGCCTTTTCAACCCAAAGCGACTTTGCCGCCAACGTAGAGCTGGCCGAAGCGCTGGCACCCAGCGGCGAGCGTCCGGTGGCATCACAAGCCTTAAGCGAAGTAGCGACACCAAAAGCGCATACAATTGATGAAGTCTGTGCGCTCCTAAATATACCGCCAACCCAAACGGTCAAAACGCTACTGGTCGAAGGGGCAGATGAAGCCAATCCAGTGATTGCCTTGGTATTACGCGGCGACCATGAGATCAACGACATCAAGGTCGAAAAAATAGCACAGGTCGCCTCACCGATGACCTTCGCGAGCGCAGACCAAATTAAACAAGTGGCCGGCTGCGATGCTGGTTCCATTGGACCAATTGGTTTAAACATTCCGGTCATCGTTGATCGCGCGGCCGCTTATTTAAGTGACTTTGTATGCGGCGCCAACAAAACTGGCTATCACGTAACGGGGGTCAACTGGGAGCGTGATGTAACACCAGGCCTGGTGGCTGACATTCGTAATGTAGTTGAAGGTGACCCAAGCCCAGATGGACAAGGCACCATTCAAATTCGACGCGGGATTGAAGTCGGCCACATTTTTCAGCTGGGCGATAAATATTCAAGCGCGTTAAATGCGAATGTACTCAACGAAAACAGTCGCGCCCAAACGTTAGAAATGGGTTGTTATGGCATTGGTGTAACTCGTGTAGTAGCGGCCGCAATTGAGCAGAACCATGATGAAAAAGGCGTTATCTGGCCAGATTCTCTTGCGCCTTTCCAGGTATGTATCGTACCGATGCAAATGCACAAATCACCACGTGTTAAAGAAGTCGTCGAACAGCTCTATCAACAATTAACCGCTAAAGGTATTGAAGTGCTGTTTGATGATCGCAACGAACGTCCCGGTGTCATGTTTAATGACATGGAGCTTATTGGTATTCCACACCGTATTGTGGTGGGTGAGCGCGGTTTGGATGAAGGCATGATTGAATACAAACATCGTCGTGATGAAACCAGCCAGAATGTTCCGCAAGCTGACTTTATGACATTCTTGATGGATAAATTAGCGAGATAA